The Tepidibacter aestuarii genome contains a region encoding:
- the truA gene encoding tRNA pseudouridine(38-40) synthase TruA — translation MRNIMITIEYKGTNYCGWQIQNDRTSIQECIESAIYKITNEKANVTSSGRTDAGVHALGQVANFYTNSRIPVDKLPGAINSKLPDDISILDAKEVDYDFHARYSAKKKRYRYVILNSKYKRPIYNDFAYLVKYKLDIDKMIQESKYLIGEHDFKGFMSTGSSVKTTVRTIYDISLKKEEDLIILEVEGNGFLYNMVRIIAGTLVDIGRGRINLSLKDIIESKNRDNAGHTADSKGLFLKKVYY, via the coding sequence ATGCGTAATATAATGATTACTATAGAATATAAAGGAACAAATTATTGTGGGTGGCAAATACAAAATGATAGAACATCTATACAAGAATGTATAGAAAGTGCTATATATAAGATAACTAATGAAAAAGCAAATGTAACATCATCAGGAAGAACAGATGCAGGAGTTCATGCTTTAGGACAAGTAGCAAATTTCTATACTAATAGTCGTATACCTGTTGATAAACTACCAGGAGCTATTAATTCTAAGTTACCAGATGATATAAGTATATTAGATGCTAAAGAAGTAGATTATGATTTTCATGCAAGATATAGTGCTAAAAAGAAGCGATATAGGTATGTAATACTAAACTCTAAATATAAAAGACCTATTTATAATGATTTTGCTTATTTAGTGAAATATAAATTAGATATAGATAAAATGATACAAGAGTCTAAATATTTGATTGGAGAGCATGATTTTAAAGGATTCATGAGCACGGGATCATCTGTTAAAACAACTGTTAGAACCATATACGATATAAGCTTGAAAAAAGAAGAAGATTTAATAATATTAGAGGTAGAAGGAAATGGATTTTTGTATAATATGGTTAGAATAATAGCAGGAACTCTGGTAGATATAGGTAGAGGAAGAATAAATTTAAGTCTAAAAGATATTATAGAATCTAAGAATAGAGATAATGCTGGACATACAGCAGATAGTAAAGGATTGTTTTTGAAAAAAGTATATTATTAG
- a CDS encoding energy-coupling factor transporter transmembrane component T family protein produces MIKDITIGQYYPTNSVVHKLDPRVKLISTFIFMSSLFIINQFYPYVLVLAFIISTLKLSKIPVNYILKGLKPIMFIIVFTFAINIFMIPGNTIFNIGPLSISDEGLKQGSFMVVRLILLVVGTSLLTLSTSPIELTDGIEKLLNPFKKIGVPAHELAMMMTIALRFIPTLLDETDKIMKAQMGRGADFESKNIISRAKNLVPLLVPLFISAFRRADELAMAMEARCYRGGDNRTRMNQIKMNKRDYIAYSIVFIYITIIAITRVI; encoded by the coding sequence ATGATAAAAGATATAACAATAGGTCAATATTATCCTACAAATTCTGTAGTGCACAAATTAGATCCAAGAGTTAAATTAATATCTACATTTATATTTATGTCTTCTCTCTTTATAATAAACCAGTTTTATCCATACGTTTTAGTACTAGCTTTTATTATATCAACACTTAAACTATCTAAAATACCTGTTAATTATATATTAAAAGGGCTAAAGCCAATAATGTTTATAATTGTATTTACTTTCGCAATTAACATATTTATGATACCTGGTAATACGATTTTTAATATAGGACCGCTGAGTATATCAGATGAAGGTTTAAAACAAGGAAGTTTTATGGTTGTAAGACTTATATTGTTAGTTGTAGGGACATCATTACTTACTTTATCAACATCTCCAATAGAATTAACCGATGGTATAGAAAAGCTTCTAAATCCTTTTAAAAAGATAGGAGTACCTGCACATGAACTTGCTATGATGATGACAATTGCATTAAGGTTTATTCCTACTTTATTAGATGAAACTGATAAGATAATGAAAGCCCAAATGGGAAGAGGGGCCGATTTTGAAAGTAAAAATATCATAAGTAGAGCAAAAAACTTAGTTCCGTTATTGGTACCTCTATTTATAAGCGCATTCAGAAGAGCTGATGAACTTGCTATGGCTATGGAAGCTAGATGTTATAGAGGTGGAGATAATAGAACTAGGATGAATCAAATAAAAATGAATAAAAGAGATTATATAGCTTATAGTATAGTATTTATTTATATAACTATAATAGCAATAACTAGAGTAATATAG
- a CDS encoding energy-coupling factor transporter ATPase → MSIVVKDLVYVYNPNSPFESKALDNVNFEINKGEIIGLIGHTGSGKSTLIQHLNGLLKPTSGNIIIDGVDITGPNISLTEIRKKVGVVFQYPEYQLFEETIYKDIAFGPANLKLSEDEINDRVKEAMELVGLDYSEFKDRSPFDLSGGQKRRVAIAGVIAMKPDVLILDEPTAGLDPSGRDEILTQIKYLHEKYNITIIISSHSMEDMAKISDKILVMYRGKVDLMSTPREVFKKGKRLKEIGLGIPQVSELTIKLREKGFDIREDIITLGEAKEEILKYIRSKKK, encoded by the coding sequence ATGTCGATAGTAGTTAAAGATTTAGTATACGTATATAATCCAAATTCACCTTTTGAAAGTAAGGCACTTGATAATGTAAATTTCGAGATAAATAAAGGTGAGATAATAGGTTTGATAGGACATACAGGATCTGGTAAGTCAACTTTGATTCAACATTTAAATGGGCTATTAAAGCCAACAAGTGGGAATATAATAATTGATGGAGTGGATATAACGGGTCCCAATATTAGCTTAACAGAAATTAGAAAAAAGGTTGGAGTCGTTTTTCAATATCCAGAGTATCAACTATTTGAAGAAACTATATATAAAGATATAGCTTTTGGTCCTGCTAATTTAAAACTAAGCGAAGATGAAATAAATGATAGAGTAAAAGAAGCTATGGAGCTTGTTGGACTTGACTATAGTGAATTCAAAGATAGATCTCCATTCGATTTATCTGGAGGTCAAAAGAGAAGAGTAGCAATAGCAGGTGTTATAGCCATGAAGCCTGATGTTTTAATACTAGATGAGCCAACAGCAGGCCTTGACCCATCAGGGAGAGATGAAATTTTAACTCAAATAAAGTATCTTCATGAAAAATATAATATTACAATAATAATATCTTCACATAGTATGGAAGATATGGCTAAAATATCGGATAAAATATTAGTTATGTATAGAGGTAAGGTTGATTTGATGTCTACACCTAGAGAAGTTTTTAAAAAAGGGAAAAGATTGAAAGAAATAGGTCTAGGAATACCACAAGTATCAGAACTTACTATAAAACTTAGAGAAAAAGGTTTTGATATAAGAGAAGATATTATTACTTTAGGAGAAGCAAAAGAGGAAATATTAAAATATATAAGGAGTAAAAAGAAATGA
- a CDS encoding energy-coupling factor transporter ATPase: MNDIVKIDNISFEYTQENIQSKALDELNLDIKRGEFVVIIGHNGSGKSTLSKNLNAILKPTKGNILINGMNTKDDDKLWDIRQSAGMVFQNPDNQIVATVVEEDVAFGPENLGIQPDEIKKRVTESLKSVGMHEFKDKAPHLLSGGQKQRVAIAGIIAMKPECIIFDEPTAMLDPSGRREVMNTIKRLNKEENITIIHITHFMEEAVDADRIVVMEKGKIVLQGKPKEVFVQVDKLKELGLDVPFMTELTYELRKEGIDIRSDILTVDEMVMNLCR; encoded by the coding sequence ATGAATGATATAGTAAAAATAGATAATATATCTTTTGAATATACTCAAGAAAACATTCAGTCAAAGGCACTCGATGAGTTAAATTTAGACATCAAAAGAGGAGAATTCGTGGTTATCATAGGACACAATGGTTCTGGAAAATCAACATTATCAAAAAATTTGAATGCTATACTAAAGCCTACAAAGGGGAATATACTTATAAATGGCATGAATACAAAAGATGATGATAAACTTTGGGATATAAGGCAGAGTGCTGGTATGGTATTTCAAAATCCAGATAACCAAATAGTAGCAACAGTGGTGGAGGAAGATGTAGCTTTCGGACCAGAAAACTTAGGAATACAGCCGGATGAGATAAAAAAAAGAGTTACAGAATCTTTGAAATCCGTAGGAATGCATGAGTTTAAAGATAAAGCACCTCACTTACTATCGGGAGGTCAAAAACAAAGAGTAGCAATTGCAGGAATTATTGCTATGAAACCTGAATGCATAATATTTGATGAACCTACGGCTATGCTTGACCCATCTGGAAGAAGAGAAGTTATGAATACTATAAAGAGGCTTAATAAGGAAGAAAATATTACAATAATACATATAACTCATTTTATGGAAGAAGCAGTGGATGCAGATAGAATAGTTGTAATGGAAAAAGGAAAAATAGTATTACAAGGAAAGCCTAAAGAAGTTTTTGTACAGGTAGATAAATTGAAAGAACTTGGATTGGATGTTCCTTTTATGACAGAACTAACATATGAACTTAGAAAAGAAGGAATAGATATAAGATCAGATATATTAACTGTAGATGAGATGGTGATGAATTTATGTCGATAG
- the rplQ gene encoding 50S ribosomal protein L17 has product MAKYRKLGRVTAHRNMMLRNLVTDLLKNKKIETTVTRAKETRRMAEKMITLAKRGDLHARRQVSAYVLDQTVITNLFDEIAPKYQERNGGYTRIIKLGVRKGDGAEVAILELV; this is encoded by the coding sequence ATGGCTAAGTACCGTAAATTAGGTCGTGTAACTGCTCACAGAAACATGATGCTTAGAAACTTAGTTACTGATCTATTAAAGAACAAAAAAATAGAGACTACAGTAACAAGAGCAAAAGAAACACGCAGAATGGCTGAAAAAATGATAACTCTAGCAAAAAGAGGAGACTTACATGCTAGACGTCAAGTATCAGCTTACGTTTTAGATCAAACTGTAATCACAAACTTATTTGATGAAATAGCTCCTAAATACCAAGAAAGAAATGGTGGATATACAAGAATTATAAAGCTTGGTGTTAGAAAAGGTGACGGAGCTGAAGTAGCAATACTAGAATTAGTATAG
- a CDS encoding DNA-directed RNA polymerase subunit alpha, with translation MIEIEKPRIEICEISEDNRYGKFIVEPLERGYGITVGNALRRILLSSLPGVAVTSIKIEGVLHEFSTVPGVKEDVTEIILALKELSAEIDGEGSRTLKIEAQGEGMITGKDIICPPDVEILSKDLHIATLDTNAKFNMEINIDKGRGYVPAENNKTENMPIGVIPVDSIYTPVEKVSYKVENTRVGQITDYDKLIFDVWTNGSINPQEGISLGAKILVEHLNLFINLTEHVGNVEIMVEKEEDKKEKVLEMTIEELDLSVRSYNCLKRAGINTVEELSSKSEEDMMKVRNLGKKSLEEVIQKLEELELGLKPSED, from the coding sequence ATGATTGAAATAGAAAAGCCTAGAATAGAAATTTGCGAAATAAGCGAAGATAATAGATATGGTAAATTTATCGTAGAGCCTTTAGAAAGAGGATACGGAATTACCGTAGGAAATGCATTAAGAAGAATACTACTTTCTTCACTTCCAGGAGTTGCTGTTACTTCTATAAAAATAGAGGGAGTACTACATGAGTTCTCTACCGTTCCGGGTGTAAAAGAAGATGTAACAGAAATAATTCTTGCTTTAAAAGAATTATCTGCTGAGATAGATGGAGAAGGAAGTAGAACATTGAAAATAGAAGCTCAGGGCGAGGGTATGATAACTGGTAAAGATATTATATGTCCTCCTGATGTAGAAATATTAAGTAAGGATTTACACATAGCTACTTTAGATACAAATGCTAAATTCAATATGGAAATAAATATAGATAAAGGAAGAGGTTATGTTCCAGCTGAAAACAATAAAACTGAGAATATGCCTATTGGTGTGATTCCTGTAGACTCTATATATACTCCAGTTGAAAAGGTAAGCTATAAAGTTGAAAATACAAGAGTAGGTCAAATAACAGATTACGATAAGTTAATATTTGATGTTTGGACTAACGGAAGTATAAATCCTCAAGAGGGAATATCTCTTGGTGCTAAGATATTAGTAGAACACTTAAATTTATTCATCAACCTTACAGAGCATGTTGGAAATGTAGAAATAATGGTGGAAAAAGAAGAAGATAAAAAAGAGAAAGTTCTAGAGATGACTATTGAAGAACTTGATCTTTCTGTTAGATCGTATAATTGCTTAAAGAGAGCAGGTATAAATACTGTTGAAGAATTAAGCAGCAAAAGCGAAGAAGACATGATGAAAGTTAGAAACTTAGGTAAAAAGTCATTAGAAGAAGTTATTCAAAAACTTGAAGAACTAGAACTAGGACTTAAGCCGAGTGAAGACTAA
- the rpsD gene encoding 30S ribosomal protein S4, whose product MARYTGAVCRLCRREGMKLFLKGDRCYTDKCAINKRNYAPGQHGQGRKKVSNYGLQLREKQKVKRIYGVLETQFRNLYEKAEKMQGISGENLLSLLERRLDNTVYRMGLASSRKEARQLVRHGHFSLNGHKANVPSMIMEVGDVIAVKEGSKSSAKFKSLVENSTRVAPKWMDASIEKMEAKITALPTREDIDLEIAEHLIVELYSK is encoded by the coding sequence ATGGCAAGATATACAGGTGCAGTATGTAGACTATGCCGTAGAGAAGGAATGAAGTTATTCCTTAAAGGCGATAGATGTTATACAGATAAATGTGCTATAAATAAAAGAAACTATGCTCCAGGTCAACATGGACAAGGAAGAAAAAAAGTTTCTAACTATGGATTACAATTAAGAGAAAAGCAAAAAGTTAAGAGAATATATGGAGTTTTAGAAACTCAATTCAGAAACCTATATGAAAAAGCTGAAAAAATGCAAGGAATATCAGGTGAAAACTTACTTAGCTTATTAGAGAGAAGACTTGACAATACTGTTTATAGAATGGGTCTTGCTTCTTCAAGAAAAGAAGCTAGACAATTAGTAAGACATGGACATTTTTCATTAAATGGACATAAAGCTAATGTACCTTCTATGATAATGGAAGTTGGCGATGTTATAGCTGTTAAAGAAGGTTCAAAATCTTCAGCTAAATTTAAATCACTTGTTGAAAATTCTACAAGAGTTGCTCCTAAGTGGATGGATGCAAGCATAGAAAAGATGGAAGCTAAGATAACTGCTTTACCTACAAGAGAAGATATAGATTTAGAAATAGCAGAGCACTTAATAGTAGAGCTTTACTCTAAGTAA
- the rpsK gene encoding 30S ribosomal protein S11: protein MAKPKKKVTRVRRKERKNIERGHAHIQSTFNNTIITLTDVHGNAISWASAGQLGFKGSRKATPFAAQMAAETASKGAMEHGLKTVEVFVKGPGPGREAAIRSLQAAGLDVTMIKDVTPIPHNGCRPPKRRRV, encoded by the coding sequence ATGGCTAAACCTAAAAAGAAAGTTACACGTGTTAGAAGAAAAGAGCGTAAAAATATAGAACGTGGTCATGCTCATATTCAGTCAACTTTTAATAATACTATAATCACATTAACTGATGTTCATGGAAATGCAATTTCATGGGCTAGTGCAGGTCAGTTAGGCTTCAAAGGATCTAGAAAAGCTACTCCATTCGCAGCACAAATGGCTGCAGAAACTGCTTCTAAAGGAGCTATGGAGCATGGATTAAAGACAGTAGAGGTATTTGTAAAAGGACCAGGACCAGGACGTGAAGCAGCTATAAGATCTTTACAAGCTGCAGGACTTGACGTTACTATGATAAAAGACGTTACTCCAATACCACATAATGGTTGTAGACCGCCAAAGAGAAGAAGAGTGTAA
- the rpsM gene encoding 30S ribosomal protein S13, producing MARIAGVDLPRDKRAEIGLTYIYGIGKKTSNQILEKAGIDVNTRIKDLTEEEVNTLRKLIDADHLVEGDLRREIALNIKRLRDIRCYRGIRHMRGLPLRGQKTKTNARTRKGPRKTVSRKKKK from the coding sequence ATGGCAAGAATTGCTGGGGTAGACTTACCAAGAGACAAAAGAGCAGAAATAGGCTTAACTTATATATATGGTATAGGTAAAAAAACTTCTAACCAAATACTTGAAAAAGCTGGCATAGATGTTAATACAAGAATAAAAGATTTAACTGAAGAAGAAGTAAATACATTAAGAAAATTAATAGATGCTGATCACCTTGTTGAAGGAGATTTAAGAAGAGAGATAGCATTAAACATAAAGAGACTTAGAGATATCAGATGTTATAGAGGTATTCGTCATATGAGAGGACTTCCGTTAAGAGGTCAAAAGACTAAGACAAATGCTAGAACTAGAAAAGGACCGAGAAAGACTGTATCTCGTAAGAAGAAAAAATAG
- the rpmJ gene encoding 50S ribosomal protein L36, producing the protein MKVRPSVKPMCEKCKIIKRKGRVMVICENPKHKQKQG; encoded by the coding sequence GTGAAAGTTAGACCGTCTGTAAAACCAATGTGTGAAAAATGTAAAATTATAAAAAGAAAAGGAAGAGTAATGGTTATCTGTGAAAATCCTAAGCATAAACAAAAACAAGGTTAA
- the infA gene encoding translation initiation factor IF-1, producing the protein MAKKDVIELEGVVTETLPNAMFKVKLENGHEILCHISGKLRMNFIRILEGDKVTVDMSPYDLTRGRITWRKK; encoded by the coding sequence ATGGCCAAAAAAGATGTAATTGAGTTAGAGGGTGTAGTTACAGAAACTTTACCCAACGCAATGTTTAAAGTTAAATTAGAAAATGGACATGAAATATTATGCCATATATCAGGTAAGCTTAGAATGAATTTTATAAGAATACTTGAAGGTGATAAAGTAACTGTAGATATGTCGCCTTATGATTTAACTAGAGGAAGAATTACTTGGAGAAAGAAGTAG
- a CDS encoding KOW domain-containing RNA-binding protein: MLLNDLNVGQVVISKSGRDKGRLFFIIKIVNKEYVLIADGDYRKLDKAKLKKVKHLTKYKYASEDIGNKILNKEYINDAFLRYELDRLKSKL, encoded by the coding sequence GTGCTATTAAATGATTTAAATGTTGGTCAAGTTGTAATATCTAAATCAGGTAGAGATAAAGGTAGATTGTTTTTTATTATAAAAATAGTAAATAAAGAGTATGTCTTGATCGCCGATGGAGATTATAGAAAACTTGATAAAGCAAAATTAAAAAAAGTAAAGCACTTGACAAAATATAAATATGCATCCGAAGATATTGGAAATAAAATTTTAAACAAAGAATATATTAATGATGCGTTTTTAAGATATGAGCTGGATAGGTTAAAGTCGAAGCTTTAA
- the map gene encoding type I methionyl aminopeptidase translates to MIIIKSAKEIELMRDAGKIVAETHEILKQSIKPGITTMELDEIAEKNIRKYKAEPSFKGYHGYTGSICASINEEVVHGIPSSSTILKDKDIISIDIGAFYKGYHGDAAKTHAVGEISDEDRRLIDVTRQSFYEGIKFAKIGYRLSDISHAIQTYVEKNKFSIVRDFVGHGIGSKMHEDPQIPNYGPAGKGIRLQEGMVLAIEPMVNAGSYHVKILSDGWTAVTIDGKKSAHYEHSIAITKDEPLILTKL, encoded by the coding sequence ATGATTATAATAAAATCTGCTAAAGAAATAGAATTAATGAGAGATGCTGGAAAAATTGTAGCTGAAACTCATGAAATACTAAAACAATCTATAAAACCTGGTATAACAACTATGGAATTAGACGAAATAGCAGAAAAAAATATAAGAAAATATAAAGCAGAGCCTTCATTTAAAGGGTATCATGGATATACAGGATCTATATGTGCATCTATTAATGAAGAAGTAGTACACGGAATACCATCTTCTTCGACTATATTAAAAGATAAAGATATAATAAGTATAGACATTGGAGCTTTTTACAAAGGCTATCATGGAGATGCTGCTAAAACTCATGCTGTAGGTGAAATATCTGACGAAGATAGAAGACTTATAGATGTAACTAGACAGAGCTTTTATGAAGGAATTAAATTTGCAAAGATTGGATATAGACTTTCAGACATATCACATGCAATTCAAACTTATGTAGAAAAAAATAAGTTTTCTATAGTTAGAGACTTTGTAGGACACGGAATAGGTTCAAAAATGCATGAAGACCCTCAAATACCAAATTACGGACCTGCGGGAAAAGGAATTAGGCTTCAAGAGGGAATGGTATTAGCTATAGAACCTATGGTAAATGCCGGATCATATCATGTGAAAATATTAAGTGATGGATGGACAGCTGTAACAATAGATGGTAAAAAATCTGCACATTATGAGCATAGTATAGCCATCACTAAAGATGAGCCTTTAATTTTAACAAAGCTTTAA
- a CDS encoding adenylate kinase, protein MKLILLGPPGAGKGTQASGIVKKYNVPHISTGDIFRKNIKEGTELGLKAKEYMDKGLLVPDELVVEIVKDRLLEDDCKSGFLLDGFPRTVVQAQALDKVLTESNMNLDKVINIQVDKTVLVDRAVGRRICKNCGATFHIKYNPSKVDGKCDICQGDLYQRADDNEETVSKRIQVYLDQTEPLIDYYTNQGIINTIDGQQSIDKVFEDISSALGCEN, encoded by the coding sequence ATGAAACTTATACTACTTGGACCTCCGGGAGCAGGTAAAGGAACTCAAGCTTCAGGGATCGTAAAAAAATATAATGTACCTCATATATCAACTGGAGATATTTTTAGAAAAAATATAAAAGAGGGAACAGAACTGGGCTTAAAGGCCAAGGAATATATGGATAAAGGACTTTTAGTTCCAGATGAATTAGTTGTAGAAATAGTTAAAGATAGACTTTTAGAAGATGATTGTAAAAGTGGATTTTTACTAGATGGTTTTCCAAGAACTGTAGTTCAAGCACAAGCATTAGATAAAGTATTAACTGAATCTAATATGAATTTAGATAAGGTTATAAATATACAGGTAGACAAAACTGTATTAGTAGATAGAGCTGTAGGTAGACGTATTTGTAAAAATTGCGGAGCTACTTTCCATATAAAATATAACCCATCAAAAGTTGATGGAAAATGTGATATTTGTCAAGGTGATTTATACCAAAGAGCAGATGATAATGAAGAAACTGTATCTAAAAGAATTCAGGTTTACTTAGATCAAACTGAGCCTTTAATAGATTATTACACTAATCAAGGTATAATTAATACTATTGATGGTCAACAATCTATAGATAAAGTTTTTGAAGATATATCTTCAGCATTAGGGTGTGAAAACTAA
- the secY gene encoding preprotein translocase subunit SecY, with protein sequence MLSTLKNAWKIPDLRKRILYTLMMVIVFRIGSSIPVPGVDIDYIKKVVDQAGLLSFYDLVAGGAFRQFTIFALSITPYITASIIVQLLTIAIPSLEELSKSGEEGRKKMVQYTRYGTIILALIQATGISVGLFRGALISKDIFSITTVILTLTAGTSFLMWLGEKITEKGIGNGISLIIFIGIISRVPGSFIQTYKLFTENQINIIQLIIFAAVAIAIIVGVIAIQQGSRKIPVQYAKRVVGRKMYGGQSTHIPMKVNQAGVIPVIFAVSLLAFPQTLSLFLKGDFQAFVTKWLSPNGTPGVWIYIGLEALLIIFFTYFYTAVTFNVEEIANNMKNYGGFIPGIRPGKPTEEYLNKVLTRLTLAGSVFLAVIAVLPTLILQLGSIPFRFGGTSLLIVVGVALETMKQIEAQMLMRHYQGFLK encoded by the coding sequence GTGCTATCTACCTTGAAAAATGCTTGGAAAATTCCTGATTTAAGAAAAAGAATTCTATATACTTTAATGATGGTTATTGTATTTAGAATCGGATCTTCAATACCTGTACCTGGCGTAGATATAGACTATATTAAGAAGGTGGTTGACCAAGCGGGTCTTCTTTCCTTCTATGATTTAGTAGCAGGAGGAGCTTTTAGACAATTTACTATATTTGCTTTAAGTATAACTCCTTATATAACAGCATCAATAATAGTGCAGTTATTAACTATAGCTATACCAAGTCTTGAAGAACTGAGTAAATCAGGAGAAGAAGGAAGAAAAAAGATGGTTCAATACACAAGATATGGAACCATTATTTTAGCGTTAATTCAAGCTACAGGAATAAGTGTAGGTTTGTTTAGAGGAGCATTAATATCTAAAGATATATTTTCTATAACAACAGTAATACTTACTTTAACTGCAGGAACATCGTTCTTGATGTGGTTAGGCGAAAAGATTACTGAAAAAGGTATAGGCAATGGAATATCTCTTATAATATTCATAGGTATTATATCAAGAGTTCCAGGTTCCTTTATTCAGACGTATAAATTATTCACAGAAAACCAGATAAATATTATACAACTGATCATATTTGCAGCTGTAGCTATAGCTATAATAGTAGGAGTAATAGCTATACAACAAGGATCAAGAAAGATACCTGTACAGTATGCTAAAAGAGTAGTAGGAAGAAAAATGTATGGTGGACAAAGCACACATATACCAATGAAAGTGAATCAAGCAGGTGTTATTCCAGTTATATTTGCAGTTTCACTTTTAGCATTTCCTCAAACACTATCATTATTCTTAAAGGGAGATTTTCAGGCGTTTGTGACTAAATGGTTATCGCCAAACGGAACTCCAGGAGTTTGGATATATATAGGTTTAGAAGCATTATTGATAATCTTCTTTACTTATTTTTATACAGCGGTTACATTTAATGTAGAAGAAATTGCTAATAATATGAAAAACTATGGTGGCTTTATTCCTGGTATAAGACCTGGAAAGCCTACAGAGGAGTATCTAAACAAAGTGCTTACAAGACTTACATTAGCAGGATCTGTATTTTTAGCTGTGATAGCAGTACTTCCAACTTTGATACTGCAATTAGGTAGTATCCCGTTTAGATTCGGTGGAACTTCTTTATTAATAGTAGTAGGAGTTGCACTTGAAACGATGAAACAAATAGAAGCCCAAATGTTGATGAGACATTATCAAGGTTTCTTAAAATAG
- the rplO gene encoding 50S ribosomal protein L15, translating to MKLHELRPAEGAVKNRKRLGRGTATGQGKTSGRGQKGQNSRSGGGVRPGFEGGQMPIYRRLPKRGFTNIFKKAYSLVNVERLNAFENGTEITPEILKEKGIIRKIEKDGVKILGEGKLEVNLTVKANKFTKSAIEKIEAAGGKVEVI from the coding sequence ATGAAATTACATGAGTTAAGACCTGCTGAAGGCGCTGTTAAAAACAGAAAAAGACTAGGAAGAGGAACTGCAACTGGTCAAGGTAAAACTTCTGGACGTGGACAAAAAGGACAAAACTCTCGTTCAGGTGGAGGAGTAAGACCAGGATTTGAAGGAGGGCAAATGCCTATATATAGAAGACTTCCAAAGAGAGGTTTCACTAATATATTCAAAAAAGCTTACTCACTAGTAAATGTAGAAAGATTAAATGCATTCGAGAACGGTACAGAAATAACTCCTGAAATCCTTAAAGAAAAAGGAATAATCAGAAAGATTGAAAAAGACGGAGTTAAGATATTAGGTGAAGGTAAATTAGAGGTAAACTTAACTGTTAAAGCTAATAAATTCACTAAATCAGCTATTGAAAAAATAGAAGCAGCTGGAGGAAAGGTAGAGGTGATCTAA
- the rpmD gene encoding 50S ribosomal protein L30 produces MANLKIKLVKGLIGTNPKQRKTVEALGLKKRHQVVEQPDNPQTRGMIKVVEHLVEVQ; encoded by the coding sequence ATGGCTAATTTAAAAATAAAGTTAGTAAAAGGATTAATAGGAACTAATCCAAAGCAAAGAAAAACAGTTGAGGCTCTTGGTCTTAAGAAAAGACATCAAGTAGTTGAGCAGCCAGATAATCCTCAAACAAGAGGAATGATTAAAGTAGTAGAACATTTAGTAGAAGTTCAGTAA